The Bos indicus x Bos taurus breed Angus x Brahman F1 hybrid chromosome 25, Bos_hybrid_MaternalHap_v2.0, whole genome shotgun sequence genome has a window encoding:
- the LOC113883266 gene encoding nucleoside diphosphate kinase, mitochondrial isoform X4 gives MKMLQAPERILAEHYHDLQRKPFYPALISYMSSGPVVAMVWEGPNVVCTSRAMIGHTNSAKAAPGTIRGDFSTHVSRNVIHASDSVEGAQREIQLWFQSSELVDWADEGHLSSIYAA, from the exons ATGAAGATGCTGCAG GCCCCAGAGAGGATCCTTGCTGAGCACTACCACGATCTGCAGAGGAAGCCCTTCTACCCAGCCCTCATCAGCTACATGAGCTCCGGCCCGGTAGTGGCCATG GTCTGGGAAGGCCCCAATGTGGTCTGCACCTCGAGGGCCATGATAGGCCACACTAACTCTGCCAAGGCTGCCCCTGGCACCATCCGGGGAGACTTCAGCACCCACGTCAGCAG GAATGTCATCCATGCCAGTGACTCCGTGGAGGGGGCCCAGAGAGAGATCCAGCTGTGGTTCCAGAGCAGTGAGCTGGTGGACTGGGCAGATGAAGGCCACCTCAGCAGCATCTACGCagcctga